AAGCGAAGCTGCGGGATGATCCGTTGAAGCCTGAGGTTAAGGTTACGACGATGTATGACCCGGTTCGTGAGTTGCGCTCGCTGCGGGTTGCGAGGACGCATCACGGGAATCAGAAGATTTCTGTGTTGGATCAGGATTTTCAACTCACTGCCGATTACCAGCAGCTGATCAATACCGCTAATACGTTTAAGGGGTTGATTGGGACGGGTGCTGTGATCAAGCGTGGTGAGCGGAGTATGGCTGTTACTGACTTCAAGAGTGCTATGAAGTGGTTGCTGGCTGATGCTGAACGCAATATCTCGAAGCAGCGCTACAAGGGCTTGGGCGAGATGAATCCTGGGCAGCTTTGGGAGACTACGATGGATCCGACTGTGCGTCGCTTGCTTCGTGTGCAGATTGAGGATGCTATTGCTGCCGACGGCATTTTCACTACGCTTATGGGGGATGATGTGGAGCCGCGTCGGGCTTTCATTGAGTCGAATGCGTTGAGGGCGGGGAATATTGACGTTTGAGGGCTGCTGCCGAGATAAACGCATGACTTGAGAATATGGAACCCATAAGTTGAAAGACTTATGGGTTTTTTTTATAGTTCGAACTCGTCGCCCGTCCTGCTGAAACAGTAGTATGTTCGAAAAAGCAAATTGGTCTGACCTCGAAGCGTTCCGGGACCGCGGGTTTGGGCACACATTCCATCACTAGATTTGAGAGAGATTTGCCCTGACAGACATCGTACGAGATCAGGCATGTCGAAGCCAGACCGATCTGAGTGTAAGCGTAGCCCCGCATTAGCCGATACCCACCAACCCGCAACGCGCAATCACCAGTCACGCCAACGAGGCACTCACCCCAACTTCCCAAGCGCCGCCTCAACCCACCCAAAGCCAATCTTCTCCTGCTCCAGCCGCAGATTCGCACACAGACGGTTATCGCGCAGATCGTCATACAACGCACCTTCATCGCGATTCAGGCGCGGCAAATCCCGCAACGTCTGCTTATCCTCTCTATCCCATTGCGATTCAAACGCCATCAACGTATCCCGATCCATCAAAAACGATTCCACATGATCGAATTGATGCCGTAGCTGATCGAGAATCGCAAACCCGTGCGTATCAATATCACCCCAGTAATGAATCCGTCGACGCAAAAACCATGTGGCATTGCTCAGCATTTCAAAACCGTATCCCGATCCGAAGACAACCATGCTGTCATCAACTGGCGGAAAGGCCAGAAAGTTAATTTCGTTCTCGGTGATAAAAATGCGGCTAACGTCGAGGTCCAGGCGAGCAAAACTGGCGGCATCCAACGTGACGTCCTGCTCGATGCTGGTAGGACGAAATAGCGCCTTCTTCGCATCCAGCACGCGAAAGCGGATGCGCAATGGTTTTTCCCGAAAACCATAGCGTGCCGCAAACTGGCCGAGGCCGGACCGCACCGGGTCCACTGTCTCCTCGGGCAATACGACATCCAGTAGTTCCGAAAGCACACCGCGATAGGCCTCGATGAATTTGGTGTGTACGTTTGCGATATCGATCTGCCGCAGATACACACCCGGACGCGGATGCCGCTCAAGCCAAACGCATACGTCCAGCAGCCGCCCCCACACCTCAGCCAGTTCAAGCGCCCTTAACGGTCTTTTCGCGAGCCACGGAACAAGGCGCGGCTCGCGCGCACGGGTCACATCCAGCAGCAGTGCGAACCGGACCCCATCGCGTTGTTTTCCAATCAACGCAACGGCATCCTCGAATGAATCGATCCAGACTTCAACCGGCAACGCATTGGCACCAAAAACTCGGTGCCGAAACTCACGCATTTCAACGCGGCAATGTGCGGTTGCCCTAAGCGCGCTACTCCATTGACGAATGTCCTCGAAGCGTTCCGTGATTTCAGCCGATGTAGGCCCTTTGAGCACGAGACGCCTTGGGAACAACGTCGCGCCGGTCGCGAGCCCAGCAAGCAGCTCACCCCGCTCCCAGAGCCGGCTCACCTGCGTGCGCAGTTCTGCGGGTGTGGTCCAACTCACGTCTCGCTCCTGCCTTTTTCCTCGCGGTATTCTTCAATCGACAGATTGCGCAGCCTTGATTCGCGCCCCTCCTGATTGTCGACAAATCCGACGCTGGCCACGAACGGCTCGATGATATAAATCTTCTGCAGCGGGGTGACGATCAGCAATTGCAGGTTCAATTGAGCGAAAAGCCGCAAACCATATTGCGCGGACTCGTCGGAACCGCGACCAAATGCTTCGTCGATGACTACAAAGCGGAACGAGCGTGAGCGCACGGCGCCCCACTCGAGACCGAACTGATAAGCAAGGCTCGCGGCCAGGATCGTATAGGCGAGCTTTTCCTTTTGTCCACCAGACTTACCGCCCGAGTCGGAATAGTGCTCGTGCTCGCTATTATCTTCGCGCCAACGCTCGCTGGCGGCGAACACGAACCAGTTCCGCACGTCGGTGACCTTCGCCGACCAGCGACGATCCTGCTCGGTCAGCCCCTCACGCCCTCGAAATCGTTCAATGATCTGCTTCACCTGAAGAAATTTAGCTTCGGAATACTGCACGTCTTCCGAGCCGGTTAGCGTGCCTTCGGTACACGAACGCAAGTCGCTCTGAAAGTCACGAATCTCCGCGTCCTGGCTCAACTGCGCCTCCAGAACGATATATCTGCCGGCGTTGTAGTCAATCTGCGTCAGCGACTCGTTGATCAGCGCGATCCGCTCTTTTATCGTCTCTCGTTCGCGAGCCAGTTGCGACTGAAAGTTGGCCACTTCGCGAATGGTGTTCTCATTGAGCAAATCCTTGAAGCGCGCTTCGAAGCGCGGCAGATCGTCCGCTTTCAACGTGTCCAGCATCGCGCGATATTCGGATGCCGCTTCAATGGCAACATCCACTTCCTGTGTCTCAAGCGGGAAAGCCGTGCAGTACGCGCGCATGGCATCGATGATCTTGTCGCGCTGACGCGAAACCTTCTTGTCCTCGGCGTCGATATTGTCCTGCAGCCATTTGCGCATATCGCTCTCGCGATTGTCACAGGATTCGACGGTCAGTTGATGTTTGCCGAGCACCTCGGACCACAGATCGGCGAGCCGCGCGAAGTACTTCGTGTGAATCGAGTAAGCCGGGTCGTCGAGAACTGCCCGCGTATGCGTGTGCAGATCGTCGGCGATATGCTGCCGTTCTTCGGTCCGCGTGCGCTCGGCCTTGTGTCCATCGAGTTGCGCCTCGACGTCAATCAGCGCGGCGCTGACTTGATTCAGACGGTGGGTCAGTTCCTGCAACAAGTCGGAGGCTGACTCCAGGCGAGTCTTCTCATCACGCAATGCGGCGATTTCCGCCGCGACGCTGCACCAGTCGATCTCGCGATACTCGGCATGTTCGTTGAGCAGCGACAGCGCGGTCAGGCGCGTCTTCAATTCAGCGTGTTCGGCCTGAATCCTGCCGATCAGCGCACCCAATTGGCTCAGCTGTGCAGCCAATTGTCCGGATTGCACTTCGAGCGCCTCAATTTTTGCCGTATTGGTCCAGCCCAACACGTAACGCCGACGATCGTCCAGCCGATGACGATCGTCTTTCTCGTGCCGCTCGCCCGGCGCCTTGATCTGACCGGCGCGCGTAATGGCCCGCGTTTCGCGGCGGAATTGTTCCTGGGTGTCGCAGCAAACGACATTGAAGCGCTGCGCCACTTCGCACTCTAGCCAGTCGTAGAACGGCGAGTCAGGTTTCACCGAAAGCTTGCGTGCCAGCGAATCGCGATGTAGTTCGGGGCGTTCGCGTCGGGTGGATTGCCGGACCCGATAATAAACGAGTCGCCCTTTGAGGTGAGTCTCGTCAACCCATTCGGTGACAGCGGCGTAGTGCTCATCGGATACCAGAAGCGACAGGCCGAAATTCCGCAGCAGACGCTCGGCGGCGCCTTCCCAGTCGCGCTCATTCTCGTGTACCTGCAGCAATTCGCCGGCGAAGCATACATCCGCTTCGGGAAGCGCGAGGGCATTGCACAGCGCCGCACGCATCGCGATCTGTTCGGCCGGAATATTGCTGCGCCGACTCTTCAAGCTATCGATCTCCACCGACAGCGCGTCATGTTCCTGTCTGCCCGCACGGAAAGTCACGCCGTGCTCGGTCAAGTCGTTTTGCAACCGTGCTTCATCCGATTGCGCGGCGTCGAGACGCTCCGTCAGACGCCGGCGCAACGCGAGAAAGGCGTGTTCGTCATCAGGAACCGGTTCGCCTGCAATCTGCGCGAGATCGTCGAAACGATGCGCTTTCTGCTTGCGTCTCACGCACTCGGCGTCTTGAGATCGAATCTCTGCGTCGAGCCGCTCCAACCGGTCTCCGCCGTTTTCGGCGATGTTGCGCCGTAGTTCGCCTTCTTCGACACGCTGCGCGGCGCGCATGGCATCGAGTCGCTTGACATGAGCGTCCTGTCGCTCCCATTCCGCAGCGAGAATCTCGATCCGGCGATCGAGCAAACCGAGTTTGAGGTCGGCGGCGTACGATCTAAGCGCTTCCCGGCAGGCGCGCAGATCTTCGACTTGCGACACCAGCAACGCGTGCCGCTCGCAATCCTCGACCAGCGGACTCAGCCTTTCCATCTGCCGCTTGGCCTTCAACACGGCCTCATGTGCGCGGTTCAGGTCGTCGAAGTGGCCAATCAGTGCGGTCATGCGCGACGCCACATCGAACGGTTCGAGCATATGGCTGCGAACAAAATCCGTCAGATTGCCCACCGACTTCATGGACACCGTTTGATGAAACAATTCCAGCGCCTGCTCGTTCTCGATCCCGAAGCGTCGGCGGAACCATGCACCGTAGGGCGGAAAGCTATCGAACACGTCCGCGCCGAGCGCACGCAGCTTCTTGCGTAGACCGGAGATATCTGGTCCGAAGTCGGCGAAGTCTGTTGAGATCGACAGCGCCCGTTCCGCGCCGATGAACAGTCGCGCGGGCTGACCGTGCGGCTCTTTCATCCAGAACACCTGAGCCAGCGTGACGGTCAGGTCATAGCCTGCGTTGTAGAAGCGGCCGAGAATCACCGAATAGCTGTTCGAGTCCCGCAAAGCTACGGGCTTAGCTGCACCGCTGGCTTCGTTGCGTTCTGACTTGTAATGGCCGAGCACGTACGAGCGCAGCGTGCGCTCCTTACTGTCGGCGCCCGCGGCTTTGTTATAGGCGATGCGATGCGCGGGAACAAGCAGCGTCGTCACGGCATCGACGAGCGTCGATTTGCCGGAACCGATGTCGCCCGTCAACAGTGCGTTCTTGCCGCCGGGGTTCAGCGTCCACACCCGGCGGTCGAAGGTCCCCCAGTTGAAGACCTCCAGTTGATGCAGGCGAAAACCGGACAGTGCGTCGTCTGCGACGAAATCGAGTCCGGGCAGTTGCATGTCAGTCATCCGCGTTCCTTGAAGCTGCTGTGCCGAGTTGCGCCTGGTAGCCCGCGAGCCGTGCGTCGAAATCGGCGAGCCACTGAGCGTCGACGAACGCTTTGAGAATGCGCTGTACTTCGAACGCGCCGGCTTGCCCCTCACGCTTGCCGACAGTCGGCTTCAGCTTACGCAAAAAACCGAGTTCGATGATCTTGTTCATATGCGTGTCGATCTGATCGATCAGTTTGGCCTCGTTGCTGCCCGCCGGTAAAAACACACGGACCGTCTCCACAATCTGCTCGCGTGTGAGAATGAGGCGAGTCTCTCCGCCGCCGGCGTCGGACTCGGCGAGCTTCTTGCGCAGCAACGCTAGCATCAGACTGACCGGAAAAGACAACGGGCGTCGCGCGATAAGACGCGGCAACGCAGGCGAAGCGTCGTCGTCGCTATCCGGGCGTGAGCGCAGGAACGCATAACCCTCGGCTTCGTCGAGCACCAACTCGAGATTCAGCACCGTCACGTAGTCTCTTACGCGTGCCTGCAAGTCGCGCAGCGCGCTCCAAAGCGGCGTATCCGCGTCCCGATAGATCACGCCTTTAAGCAACGGAATCAAAAGGCTCGACAGATCGTGCGTCGAAACCGTTGCGTCATGTTGCTGTTCCTGCATCTTTATCTCACGAAAATGACTCGTGGCAGGCTCGCCCGCCGGGTCTGCTGTTCGCCGCTGTCCTTCTGACCGCGCCAGACGATCGTTTCGCTGACCTGCTCGTCCACCGCCGTGCTGAACGTATCGCCCGCAAGTTGCAGGTAAGCGACGAGTTCGGCTAGACCTTGTTGTAGCGGCTGGATTTCGCAAAGCTCGCGTAGCGTCACCTGCGATCGGTCCTGCAGGATATGACGGATATGCCGCACCAGTCTTGCTTTGTCGACCACGACCTGGGCGTACAGCGCCGCGGCGTCGATGTCAGCATCGCCGGCCTCGATAGCAATGGTGGCAATGCGCGGTTTGAGGCTCGGCGCATAGAGCGGACGCTCCATCGGCAGTTCGATATCGACGGCAATATCGGCAATAGTCATGACCTCGCCGGGCGGCGGCGTCTCGCGCAGCGCCAGCGCTTTAGCCTCCACCCCGTGCAAAATATCCATGATGCGGCGGTTTTCGAGCCACGCCTGATCGTCGAGAAAGCGCCGCAGTTGCTGCGATAGAAAAGCGACGGTGCGCTGCGTATGCTCGCCCGCTTCGAGCCAGTCATAATGAACGCGCCGTGTGCGTACGTCGGGCTTGAGTTCCGCCACGGGTGGGAGCGCCAGCACGCGGTCGAGCAACGCGGTCAGTTCTTCCTGGCGACTGCTCGACATCAGGAAGTCCCAGAACGCCCGGAAGCTGCGCCCTTGATCCGAATCGGCGATCATATCGCGCTCACCCATGATTTCTTCCAGAAGTTCACCTTTCGCGCCGTCCCACAGAGCAATACGTTCACGCACCCGGCGATCGAGACCACGAAAGTTATGCTCGACCTCACGGAAATCGGTCAGCAGGTCCCGCGCGATTGCTGTGAACTGCTGGAAGCGATCTTTAAGCGCGGTGTCATCCAACATGGAAATGTCGCCCGCCTCCGCGCGAGCGATCTCCGCGTCGATCTCAGCGCGGCGCTTATGCAGTTCGGCAAGTCGTGTCTTGGGGTCGCTTTCGCTGCCTTCACTCATCTGTTTGAGCAACTCGAAAAGCGTAAGCAGCCGCGACTCTGTACCGACGAAGCTGCGTGCGGTCAATGTAGCGAGCCAGGCAAGCGCCTTTTCCGTAGCGGGCGTGAGATCGAAATGCGGTTCGTCCGAGTCCTGACGATAAAACTTGCGCAGCCAGCCTTTGTCGTTGGCGGCCCAGTCGTTGAGGTAATCGGAAGCCGCTTTGGGAAAGGTGGCGGCACCGAGTTGTTCGCGCAGTGCATACAATTCGTCCTCGAGCGCCTCGGCCAAGTCTGCTTGCGACATCTCGCGCACATTGGGTGCAGTGAAAGTGCGGTGCAGAAAGCTTGCCACGAGCGGCGCGTGGTCCGAGCGCAGGAGGCGCCATGCCGGATGGTTCTGGCGTAACGCGTCGAGCGTGGAGAAGTCGAGGTTCATGGCGCGAAAGTCGGAGAGCGGAAACGGTCAGTTTCGTCGTTCGCATCC
The nucleotide sequence above comes from Paraburkholderia aromaticivorans. Encoded proteins:
- a CDS encoding DUF3322 domain-containing protein; the encoded protein is MSWTTPAELRTQVSRLWERGELLAGLATGATLFPRRLVLKGPTSAEITERFEDIRQWSSALRATAHCRVEMREFRHRVFGANALPVEVWIDSFEDAVALIGKQRDGVRFALLLDVTRAREPRLVPWLAKRPLRALELAEVWGRLLDVCVWLERHPRPGVYLRQIDIANVHTKFIEAYRGVLSELLDVVLPEETVDPVRSGLGQFAARYGFREKPLRIRFRVLDAKKALFRPTSIEQDVTLDAASFARLDLDVSRIFITENEINFLAFPPVDDSMVVFGSGYGFEMLSNATWFLRRRIHYWGDIDTHGFAILDQLRHQFDHVESFLMDRDTLMAFESQWDREDKQTLRDLPRLNRDEGALYDDLRDNRLCANLRLEQEKIGFGWVEAALGKLG
- a CDS encoding ATP-binding protein, producing MTDMQLPGLDFVADDALSGFRLHQLEVFNWGTFDRRVWTLNPGGKNALLTGDIGSGKSTLVDAVTTLLVPAHRIAYNKAAGADSKERTLRSYVLGHYKSERNEASGAAKPVALRDSNSYSVILGRFYNAGYDLTVTLAQVFWMKEPHGQPARLFIGAERALSISTDFADFGPDISGLRKKLRALGADVFDSFPPYGAWFRRRFGIENEQALELFHQTVSMKSVGNLTDFVRSHMLEPFDVASRMTALIGHFDDLNRAHEAVLKAKRQMERLSPLVEDCERHALLVSQVEDLRACREALRSYAADLKLGLLDRRIEILAAEWERQDAHVKRLDAMRAAQRVEEGELRRNIAENGGDRLERLDAEIRSQDAECVRRKQKAHRFDDLAQIAGEPVPDDEHAFLALRRRLTERLDAAQSDEARLQNDLTEHGVTFRAGRQEHDALSVEIDSLKSRRSNIPAEQIAMRAALCNALALPEADVCFAGELLQVHENERDWEGAAERLLRNFGLSLLVSDEHYAAVTEWVDETHLKGRLVYYRVRQSTRRERPELHRDSLARKLSVKPDSPFYDWLECEVAQRFNVVCCDTQEQFRRETRAITRAGQIKAPGERHEKDDRHRLDDRRRYVLGWTNTAKIEALEVQSGQLAAQLSQLGALIGRIQAEHAELKTRLTALSLLNEHAEYREIDWCSVAAEIAALRDEKTRLESASDLLQELTHRLNQVSAALIDVEAQLDGHKAERTRTEERQHIADDLHTHTRAVLDDPAYSIHTKYFARLADLWSEVLGKHQLTVESCDNRESDMRKWLQDNIDAEDKKVSRQRDKIIDAMRAYCTAFPLETQEVDVAIEAASEYRAMLDTLKADDLPRFEARFKDLLNENTIREVANFQSQLARERETIKERIALINESLTQIDYNAGRYIVLEAQLSQDAEIRDFQSDLRSCTEGTLTGSEDVQYSEAKFLQVKQIIERFRGREGLTEQDRRWSAKVTDVRNWFVFAASERWREDNSEHEHYSDSGGKSGGQKEKLAYTILAASLAYQFGLEWGAVRSRSFRFVVIDEAFGRGSDESAQYGLRLFAQLNLQLLIVTPLQKIYIIEPFVASVGFVDNQEGRESRLRNLSIEEYREEKGRSET
- a CDS encoding DUF4194 domain-containing protein, whose translation is MQEQQHDATVSTHDLSSLLIPLLKGVIYRDADTPLWSALRDLQARVRDYVTVLNLELVLDEAEGYAFLRSRPDSDDDASPALPRLIARRPLSFPVSLMLALLRKKLAESDAGGGETRLILTREQIVETVRVFLPAGSNEAKLIDQIDTHMNKIIELGFLRKLKPTVGKREGQAGAFEVQRILKAFVDAQWLADFDARLAGYQAQLGTAASRNADD
- a CDS encoding DUF3375 domain-containing protein — protein: MNLDFSTLDALRQNHPAWRLLRSDHAPLVASFLHRTFTAPNVREMSQADLAEALEDELYALREQLGAATFPKAASDYLNDWAANDKGWLRKFYRQDSDEPHFDLTPATEKALAWLATLTARSFVGTESRLLTLFELLKQMSEGSESDPKTRLAELHKRRAEIDAEIARAEAGDISMLDDTALKDRFQQFTAIARDLLTDFREVEHNFRGLDRRVRERIALWDGAKGELLEEIMGERDMIADSDQGRSFRAFWDFLMSSSRQEELTALLDRVLALPPVAELKPDVRTRRVHYDWLEAGEHTQRTVAFLSQQLRRFLDDQAWLENRRIMDILHGVEAKALALRETPPPGEVMTIADIAVDIELPMERPLYAPSLKPRIATIAIEAGDADIDAAALYAQVVVDKARLVRHIRHILQDRSQVTLRELCEIQPLQQGLAELVAYLQLAGDTFSTAVDEQVSETIVWRGQKDSGEQQTRRASLPRVIFVR